aaaaatttcatctcctatagtttagactatcacttgtactaaaaataaaaataaaaataaaataactcaACGGCTTATGTggtgttgatgcgaaaaagtggtttggcACTTTATCGGGCTCAACTTAGTGATGTTTGGGCCTTCGGTATGCTTGGGCCTCGATGTAGCGCGAGATCTGCAAGATAACAAATGCTCGGTAAGACCTCAGGCACCGGTGTGGTACCAGTCcaatgcttaagtaagtacggatttagcaATAGATGTGAATAGATCCAAAGGCAGTATACCGAAAGTTCAAATTACCTCCCTTTTGAGAAATTGTGCTCCTTTTATAAACTTTGGGAGGTGTGCAAGTTGTGTAGaatttcgatgtgggactgtagacATTCACTGTGGATACGCTACGTGCCCAGTGGGCATTTGTGTTTTGTATTGCGATCGGTATGCTTGGGTGCCAAGAGCTTACCTGCCGATGCCAAGCATTGTCCACATGTTCAGCCTTAATTGGTCGCTGATTCTGGTATCAACATGTTGCTTAACACCAGCAACGCGAGAGAGAAAGCAGGTTAATTCATCTCCTGTTGCTGGCAACCAATGTCTTACATATTGACGGAAATGTAAGTggaaaaaacaaagggaaaacAGGTTAGTTTCCTGCGCACATTACTGTGGGGAAATCCGTCTTTGCATACCATTCTTTTAATGTGAGTTCATTGAAaatttaaaggaaagaattcaaatttcagcaATAAACTCACATAAGTCCGGAGAACCGCGAAAATACAGAAAACAATCTATTTAAAATGGgtacaaatacaatgaatgaatcatttattcaaattttttccaGTTGGAAAACAGAAACTTTCATTGATTTATTGACATTATACAACATAATTTACAATccctaaatttaaaatatcacATTTCAAATGGCCATGCCCTAACCTAGAAActagtctaaaaaaattaaaggaaacaAAGTCCCAAAAAGGAGTATGAGATAAACTTCTGCTACTTTATGGAtttgaaagatataaaaaGTATCCGCTGAGCTAATTCTATACAGTTCAATGTACAGCAGTGTATTTAACCCAAAATGTAAACTGAAATAAACGAACGGGAGGTGCCTCTATTTCTACCTAATTTAAGATGGGTTCTTCACAATCCTAACGCTGCTGTAGAAGCGCCTAAGGTCCTTCATAGCCTTTTCCTCAATCTGAATTGATCGAATCGATGAGGGTGTATCCACCTCTGGTTTGAACCAGCGGTTCACTCCAGAAGCATCCAATGGTGAACCCTGACCATTAGTGACTGAGAATCCAGCCGTTTTAGTCTTTGGACTGTGGGAAAGACTATGATGTTGTTTTCCCTGATTTGAGACATAAATAAAGACAGGTATGAGAATGGTAAATTAAACGCTTGAAATATACATGACTCCGCATGTGGCAACAAGGAAACAACTCAAAAAGAATGCATGGAATTCAGTACACATAACAAAGGATATTAATGGTCCGAACACataagaagagagagagagggtgaaATTCACATACCTGCTGCATTTGGATGTCCCTAAGAGAAGGGCGAGAAAGAAGGGGAGGAGTTCCCGAAGCAGTCCAAGGAGGTGTACCTCTTTCTCCATCAGATGCCACTGAAGTATGGGTTGCAACCACTGGTATCGAGACCACTGGTATTGGCTTGGAAGGCAAAAACGAACTCAGTAGAATCTTCCCATCACTTCTAGCATTGAAAGGATCTTCTGCATGACCTCTGTTCCTAGTTGACTGACTGTCCTTGGTTTTGCTTTGCTCATCCTGAATCGCGCGAAGAGATGCAAATCCTTTCGGGATTTTAGCTCCACCCCATGCAGGGCCTTCACTTTTTGGGGATGGTGGGGGTGGTGCAATGTATTTGGGGGCATCATCAAGAGCGCCACTCAAGAACATAGAAAGCCCACcctttttattcttcttcttggaaATTATTGGTGATGAACACTTATTCTTTGTTTGGTTTAAATTGTCCTTCTGAACACACAAAGCTGACTCCTTAGTGGTTTGGTTTGTCATAATCCCTTCACCCATGGCATCTTCCTCCTATCAAAGGTACGATTCAAAGAATATAACAAATGAGATGAATTATTGCACATATCGTTAAAATATGTGTTCCCACTAAGTTGTAGAGAATATTTTAACCAGGGAAAGGGATACCAAAAATCAAGTCTTGTTTGGGAAGAAGGCAATAATCCAATAGTAATTACGAAATGCAAGTTCCGAGTAAATTGCACACCAAGATCAAGTAAAAATGTAAGTGCAGTTAAACTATTAAAAAATGGGTGCAAGCCTTGATGTTCAATCAAATTACATTTTGCCATCTAGGTGGCATAACAAGCTATGGAAAGTAATAAAGGGTGAGACCAAAATCATCATCCTGTATTTTGGATAAAGATTTTTAGCACAAATGATCCCTGAACATATAAAAGCCCTCACTTTAGTCCTCAAACTTTTGAATCAATCAATGTGGATCCAGTCTTTCGGTCCACATtctgaccccaaaaaaaattcttttggtCCACACATCAATTTGATCCTTGTCATCGCAttccatcaaaattttcactaaaaCTAGTCTCGTGTCATCATCTGACAAACTTTGAAGGGCtatttttcatcaaaatataGCTCATCCGCCCAATACACAAAGTAAAGCTCACGCCTCTTAACAATTTCAGGGACCATTCATGATAAGAACCCGTTGGATAATGCCAAACAGCAAGTATGAAGTTGTTAACCATCATAAATGCACGtcaacaaattgaaaagattTCAAACCGCATTCAAAGATTCAAacatctcaaaagaaaaacacaatcaTCTCAATTAGCTGGAAAAAGATGATTTAGTGAATAATCATCTTTTACTGAAATCAATTCAAACTTGATAATAAAACGAATTTTCGAATTTAACAAGCTCACCTTATTTTTTGTGGTTTGAGAGATTTCAATACTCAAGAAAtcttttgtgtgttttggttCTACTTCATCCCCCGGAAAAGAAGACCCTATATCCACTGGTGTGGCCATCTGTTTGTTCTTTCTCCTCTGTTTTTTTGATAGCTCAACCCTTTTGTTCCCTTTTCCATCTGGCTGAACGGAAGATGATGCCTTCAATGGTGGTGTCTCAACTGGAACACCAAGCTCAGCAAGCTCGCTTTCAAGAGCTGGCCTCGTCTGAAGCTTTGTAATTTGCTGGTCATCAAGAAGTTGCCCACTAGACTGTTTTGCTTCAAGCATCTCAATCTGCTGCAACTTTTTCCGCAAGGCTCGAACTTGCTTGCCGAGACCATGATTTAGATCATCTTTGGGCTGTAGAAAGGAATCTGGTCTTTGGTGTATTTCATTTTTCGATGTGGATTGCTTTGTATGGCCGTCACGTGTCCTTTGAACCTCATTCTCACTATCTTCCTCTTCACTATAAATAGTAGCAGGAAAAGTAGCTGTAGGAGTTGGGAGACGACGGTAACTCCATGGTTCAGATGACCTTAGGTCCAATATATTTTCAAGGTTAGCTAGAACATCTGTTGAAGCACTAGCAATAGCTTGTGATGATACCGTAAATATATAGTCAAGGTTGCGTATGGCAATGTCCTGCAATAACAAACACAGCttcaataattaaataattaagtaGCATGTAAACTACAAATCTGCAAAAACTTGGATCACAAGTCCCATAAACAGAAGCATGAGACAATACTACATCGTCTTGTAGTTCTTAAAGTGTTCTAGACAATAACCTGCCCTCCACTATACTTCTATGTTCCAAAAGAAGATAAAGCGGACTGTATTGGAGATATTGATAACTAAACCACAAAAACttactggaaaaaaaaaaaaaaaaaaacattcaaagGCTACCCAGAATCAGCACATACCACCTTATATATTAGGCCCGAGAGTGGAGATATCCAGGTGACCCAACAACAggaatcatatatatataaatatattcaaaTCACAAATTATTATGACGTGAGGTCCAAAATTCCTGTTGTATAATAATTACACAACGTAGGCAGATGATCACAACACAACCAACAGAAAGCTGGACATAAATTCAAATCTGATACAATTTGAAACAGGTTAAgagtttcataattttcctTCACATATTGAGCAGTCCATGAGGAAGAATACCTCACAATACTTCTGTAAATCATCTGCCACGAGTGAATCAGCAATTTCAAGCAGTTGAATAGCATTTCGTGGCTCCACTAGATTCTCTCCTGCCACTTTTTCACAAAGACTTTTTAAGGTTGGTATGGGCCCCTTATCAGTATCATCGTTTTGGATAGTAGGTAAAAGAGTATCGGACTCCATATCATTGAACATAAGATCTTCGTCAAGCTCTTCTAGCTCATCTTTGACATTTGACTTCTGCTTCTGAGGGTTCTTCACCACATTGGAAGGATAGACAGGATGATAAAGGGAACCAATAATCAATACGTGTGTTTCACCTACAGAAACTGAAGTAGCCCGTTTTGTACCATGTAACCGAGTTGCAACTGGTGGCTTATCCTTACCTTTCTTCCCATCCCACATGTAAACATCACCTGTAGCTGTAACGGCAGCAGTCCAGTATTTCCCTGCAGATATGTTCACCATATTTCTTCCACCCAGCGAATACAACtagacaaacaaaaaaacatagagAAGATTAGAGATT
Above is a genomic segment from Prunus dulcis chromosome 7, ALMONDv2, whole genome shotgun sequence containing:
- the LOC117634247 gene encoding uncharacterized protein LOC117634247, which produces MEFSPQGQKQKLQSPARKFLSTGTQKDLWLVVREGSLADVDSALSLLKKSGGDINSRNIFGLTPLHIATWRNHIPIVRRLLTAGADPDARDGESGWSSLHRALHFGHLAVASILLQFGACISLEDSKSRTPIDLLSGPVLQVLQDGHNSVTTEVYSWGSGTNYQLGTGNAHIQKLPCKVDALHGSLIKLVSAAKFHSVAVTSRGEVYTWGFGRGGRLGHPDFDIHSGQAAVITPRLVTSGLGSRRVKAIAAAKHHTVIATEGGEVFTWGSNREGQLGYTSVDTQPIPRRVSSLRSKVVAVAAANKHTAVVSDNGEVFTWGCNREGQLGYGTSNSASNYTPRVVEYLKGKVFAGVAAAKFHTIVLGVDGEVYTWGHRIVTPKRVVVARNLKKSGNTTLKFHRKERLHVVSIAAGMVHSMALTDDGALFYWISSDPDLRCQQLYSLGGRNMVNISAGKYWTAAVTATGDVYMWDGKKGKDKPPVATRLHGTKRATSVSVGETHVLIIGSLYHPVYPSNVVKNPQKQKSNVKDELEELDEDLMFNDMESDTLLPTIQNDDTDKGPIPTLKSLCEKVAGENLVEPRNAIQLLEIADSLVADDLQKYCEDIAIRNLDYIFTVSSQAIASASTDVLANLENILDLRSSEPWSYRRLPTPTATFPATIYSEEEDSENEVQRTRDGHTKQSTSKNEIHQRPDSFLQPKDDLNHGLGKQVRALRKKLQQIEMLEAKQSSGQLLDDQQITKLQTRPALESELAELGVPVETPPLKASSSVQPDGKGNKRVELSKKQRRKNKQMATPVDIGSSFPGDEVEPKHTKDFLSIEISQTTKNKEEDAMGEGIMTNQTTKESALCVQKDNLNQTKNKCSSPIISKKKNKKGGLSMFLSGALDDAPKYIAPPPPSPKSEGPAWGGAKIPKGFASLRAIQDEQSKTKDSQSTRNRGHAEDPFNARSDGKILLSSFLPSKPIPVVSIPVVATHTSVASDGERGTPPWTASGTPPLLSRPSLRDIQMQQGKQHHSLSHSPKTKTAGFSVTNGQGSPLDASGVNRWFKPEVDTPSSIRSIQIEEKAMKDLRRFYSSVRIVKNPS